Sequence from the Plasmodium relictum strain SGS1 genome assembly, chromosome: 6 genome:
ACCACCaagaattaaatttaatgcTTGCGTTAAAGTAATATAGCATTTATCTGTTAAAGGGGTTATAACTAATTTACCTGAATTTccaatatattcatataaatattttgttttaaagtcacatatttttatttcacaagtataattattaatttttttatcatataccCAGTAATATTTTAACTGTGCTTGCCAGTCAAAGGAGGTACTAtctgatatttttttttttataaaagatattattacaTCTCTTGTATGTACATCTAGTATaattaaagataataatttcGTTCTTATATTATAATCTTCTGTTTTTTctactaattttattaatttatttatcctttcaattaaaatttttttataatctaCAAAAGCAGATTCATTCCCATTTTCTAATTCATCAAAACATTTATTGATTTCTTCTGTTACGACTATTTGATTACAAGTACATACCACTTGACTGATATATTTTGATATCATTGTTTCATCTCGATTATGTTCATCTAAATTTTCTGAATTTATTTTTGCATTTTCTAATATACTTCTAAtggttatttttaaatgattttctaagtcttttaaataattttctacATTACCCTTTAATGTTAATTCATTCAAAAATTCTAAATGCTCGTTTTCAATACTATAAACACCTTTAGCTACATATTCTTTACAttcgttattattattattatcatttttttttttatttaatttattttttatctcaTTGTTGTCTTCATAATCTTGTTTCATGGAATTTTCCTTTTGTTCATTTTCATCCTCAATTTTCtcaattttatcattattttttagtaaCTCATTCTCAAACATTTCTCCATTATTATCTTCTTTATTAGTAccttcatttatattatctttgTTGAACTCAATAGTTTTAATAGCATTAAATACATCATTTATATAtggtaatatttttaaaggaTTTTTTCCGTTACTTAAAATATCTAGCAAAGCAATATtggataaaaaataaaagcgTGGGaaagctttttttttttgatctAAATAATCATTTAAAGCCTTTTCACACAATTctatgtttttaaaaaatttacttaATAGATAAAACAAATCCTCATTTAAGCATACTTGTAGAACATTTTTTTGTTCAGATGCACTTtgaattatttctttatattcattttcaatgttaaaaaacattttacTTTCTTGAGGTAACTGTGAATGAATATCTTCTGAGTTCAAGTAAATAGGTTGCAATCTTTCAAAtttattcaaaaattttctccatatattaattacttcatcaatttttttcaaattttcttGTGTATTTAATATGGTTTCttgaataaataatatatattttttctgattaataaaaaataatatttcagAAGTGTGAACGTCAACAATCTCTAATATCATATCCATATTGGTTATTTGAAtgtaattgtttttttttaaaaattcaaagTTCATTTGTTTccatattatatttatttcctttattttattttctatttttctttctttcttaGCTTGTTCTATGACATCGTGAACAGCGTCAACATgcttatataattttaaatcaaaaaattcTTGCAATGTTAACTctttgtattttattttgaaattcTTGTTTATAAgaatatcattatttatacttttttcattatcgTTTGTGTTACCATTATTATCTTCTCCGTTAATTTCTATCTCATTCTTGTCAGTGTTATGTGTTTCCATGCTCAAAGAAATGCtattgttttcttttttttttgaatataaattattaacacTTCcagatatatttattattatattccaATGCCTATCAAATATACAATCGTTATTTAAATCCACTAAAAGCGGTAATATAGAAGataacttttttaattctttaattaTATACTCATATATAGGTAAATGttttaaatcaaaaaatttttttcttatatatagtaatataaaatcaattatataaatattactatTGACATCTATATCTTTCCATaacttttgtttttctttttctataaaaaatatcacACTATTCGTCAGATcccataaatattttaaatctCTTAGTTTTAAGTCAATTTCTTCTAATTCATCAAATACAGTTATATctatttcaaataaaatttctaATTCATTATGATACTTCTGCTTCTCTTTATAAATTTGAAAACTTTTTCTaaaatcattaattttttcgtAGGGAGAATTATAAATGTCTTTTGGAGTACTtggtatatttttaaatatatgtttctTAAGATTGCTTAATtcttctttaaaattttttatttctattttaatatttttaatttcattatttttatattttagtattttttctttaatttcattatattgTACTTCCACtttctctttatttttttctatattatctAAGACatcattatatttaatgaCTATATCtaaatcttttaaattttccattatttccttaattttttgaaaaattaaaggaACAATTTTTCTACTTAACTTTACACTTCTTAAATTTCTCATaagattataaaatatatccttttttttattcatatctatatttttttcctctTTAATAGGATTAATATTATCATCTTTCTCcatattatttctattatgtTTCTCATCTTTATTAgagatatttttattgtccACTTTTTTACTGAAAAATTCAACTATTTCTACTTCATTTAGATTGCTAATCACATTTTCATAAAATGAATTGATTGAATATATAACATCTTTCACGAAGTTTTGCAAATATTCACAGtataatgatatattttttttagtaaaagaaattaatctTTCTACTAAATTTTCagaataaaatgaaataaaatttattgcTTCATATGTTTTTAAgtgataaaaattattcaattcttcttttaatgataatattaattttttatatgaatgaACATTGGGAAATAAGTGAGGAATATTTATGTTAATAAGTTTCAATGAATCTTGaaaattgttattatatTCAAAGTAATTAGGATATAAtgatatttcatttttttgtttaaataataaaaattctttttttatatctattttccatatatattcatatttttttaagctTTCTAAATATTCATAACTTTTTTCAATTGTATTTTCAAAAAAGGTTTCTATTTTGTTCTTGTTAGAATTTACACTTAAACTTAATAGAATCTCATTTATATAATCTCCGCTTTTAATATCTATTCTTTTGATACCTGAACATAAATTCATAAAGTCATCTATCCATTTATAGAACATGGATGTTATACAAAAAGATTTTGTACttcttaattttaaatctaaatttaatttattttctataaaattaatttttatggtAAATAATTGctcatcttttttattaaatttcatTACTTCGTATaagttattaaataaaaagtttgtaagttctattaatttatctattattatattatttaaaaattttaagtaatTTTTCCACAtgacattatttttttttatttttaatatatcataAGACTgcttaatatttatattaatacttTTAAAATCATCATTcaattttccttttaataatgataaattatttttgtaactatttaaataattatatatatcttcatgcttttttcttttttcaataaTTGGTTTTTTTAGCCAACTGTTTGTCAAATTTAAAATAGATACTATGTTATTATGAAGAATAGAAATgttgttatatatatctgACATATCTTTATCTACACTCTCAATATACTCATAAATGTTATCTTCTGACcattttaattctttaacACCTTTTAATAAGGTATTTTTTATAGCatcaattttttcttcaaataaatttttttctacatCTAATGTTTTAGTAATAAcactattatatttttttgtgatATTATTTagtatattaataaattttttaaatgtatttgctttattataaatatttaaacaaTCTTCATTTACAgtcaaattatttaaaaagaaattttttatattatttatgaacataaatatgtatggatgaaaatttacataaaatttatccgattttattttaaaaatactttcatttaaaaaattatttacaaCATCAATGGTTTCCGTAAACCATTCTTTACTTACCTCAGAAATATATCTACTTATTTTTtcagaaatatttttatataaactaTTTATTTCGTCTGTCTTTTCattttgaaattttaaaattttcattatttttcttaaggGAAAATATTGTTGTtcaattctttttaataaagatGTGAACAAATTTATAACTTCACAAAACAGGGgggaatttttatttatacttaaattttttaagttatcTTCAAaatcttctttattttcatttaccCTTTTTTCTACCAAGACATTtgttttatcattttcatttatattaaaattttcttgattttctttaatataatCTTTTTGATCATCATTATTAAAACTATGATTTCTTGTTTGACAAGAATTTTCAagaaacatttttttattattttcaataattgttttattttttataaacaagTTATCCACTAATATGAATTCTTTCTTTAAATCTTGACATAAAAGTGATGTATGTCTTATTAATTCTACTTCAATTGCATGTATATctcttaaaattaaaaaagagttCAAtaatttgatattttttttcaaatcaTTATCAAAAGAGTATACAAATACACATATTAATCTTTTGTTTAACTCCTTCACTTTACATTcaaaagaattatatttgtttataaaaatattttcttcttcatttaatatttcGTGATTTAGGTCTAAGAAGGCttcattaattatattaaaatcaCGAGATATATTATGAATTTCTtcagttaatttttttcctttttccccaggaatttcaattttttctaatttcaTGTAAGtctgatatatttttaaatattcaattAGTAACTttaatttatacatatataaactAACAGAAGGGAAGTAAATGTTTTCTTCTTCTATTtcgttttttatattattaatttccattatttgtttttcatCATTGAAATTTATATTCGATTCATATAATGAttgcaattttttatttttttccttatataatttaaacaaatataaaaagtttaagaggaaatttaatattgaatataatttactttttaaaatatctacacaattatatatagaatttataatttcttgTGTACTAATATTCTGATTACATGAATTAATTAACacttttgataaaaaattaaaaacaaatttacAGTTTTTAATTAAGTAATTTGATTTTTCAATAGATATGGATAAAGCATGAATAATAGGCAAAacatatttattctttttttctatatcctCCTTGTGATTTTCTagtttttgtaaaaaatgtACTACTGGTTTTAAATGGGTATATAGATCAGAAACTTCCGATTTATGTTCAAtgatttcattttttatattttcaattataTTCTTGTAactagaatttttttttttttccaaaattatatttattatttctttaaaattttctttgtCTATCtcattatataaatagttaatgttttcatttttattttttaggcATTTTAGAAATTCAAAACAGTttgcataatttttttttttataattcatgAAATTTCGTAGAATTATGTGGTAACATCTaataaaatgtattaaaTATTCTTCTATATTGTTtacattttcttcttttacgTCAAAAGTTAAATATggtaatattaatttttcttctttttctccataaataattcttaaattaagtaaaaaattattaaatttttttttcatttcttttagAAGGGAAGAAGAATttatatcttcatttttattcataaaattaaaaaaaaaaacttctAAAAAGCTTCTTATAACATTTTCGGCATCATTATTCATTtccaaaaataaaatattgcTTTGAGGtgttttataaattatcaaaaacttttcattttttctttttttaaagagaTCTAAAATGGAATCATATATCTTTATTGAATCCTTCTCatgaaaaacaaataaaCATTCCTCATAATTTGAGTGAAaatcatttaataatttaattgtGTTTTCATcattctttatattatttattacttCTTCCTTAAGACAACcatgaatattaaaaaattctaatGTGCTTACTAAAAtttcttcaattttttcGTTATAATCACCATCAagattatttaaatcatttgcTTTATTCATTGTATAAAAtacttataaaataaatttatatatatataaatatatatataataatgataaaatagtaaaagataaaaaaaaaaaaaaaaaaaaaatggatgtAAATTAAGACTgtttatagtttttttttttatataacttaaattttcttttataactttgagtatatgcatatatatacacatatttctaaatttttatactattttttttttttttttggaagcACTTCATTAGAATTTGTTAatgtctttttttcttttcttaatatatattttattatctatAATTTCCcatttacataattttttttatattcttatatctagaaaatatttgtaaaaaaaacatacaatGAAATCAAAATGATGTgtctatttttaaatatatgcattctataaaattttcattatttccatttataattcttttacACTTTTAGTGTATATTTCTTTGTGCATTTtaacattattaatattttattacattattattatatattttcttctgcTTATTTTGGTGAGCACATTTTCGCTAATAACAGTATCGCTTCTATTTTTCTCATGtttttccaaaaaaaaattttatttttatgaattattttattggtatagataaaaaaggtaaaaatattaaccattttataaatttgcTTTTTAAAAGTGTTCTGTAGACATAATACATAAAGTAAAAAGTATCTACATGAGTCATAtagatattttaatataaaaaaatgtgcATATCAGgagtatatataaaaaaaaattagtaacaTATgttcctaaaaaaaaaaaactataataGCTAGTATAAAAGTTTAATAAAAACCAACATTAAAagcaaataaaattaaaattacaaaagaattatatcattaattcataatataagttatttaattaatgcttttacatatattttgataatataaaattatatacaaaaCCACAATAAGTGTATACATTTAGAACATAAAATGTCGTACAAAAAATGTTTCAAAAAGAAATTGATTAAAATGAAGGATATATTACTTCGctataataaaaagtaaaatatatattcttttcttttttttaattaataagtATATGAATAAggaattttattaataacaattagatttttctttttttcctaTAAACCAATAAATCTTCTTTAAATATCTccatcttcttttttatttattttctttaaatatttgtAAAGTATTAAGCATTGAGTTGGGATTTATAAttccatttttaaatattagtactatatgtatattacaaaatttttatcattttcgtTTTCTTAATACTTTCAATATATCTTTCTTTAAACATCTTAATAATACtgttatttgttattttattattatataagatactttttttatgttgGTTTTAATACCTTATAATAGTGTATCTTtcatttttctcttttttacttataaaattttttttaatgagttgttatatttaaaaatgtaagTAAAGCataagaattaaaaatattataaattttcttaaaaatgtTCTGTATTAcgtaaatacaaaaaaaaaaaaaaaaaaaaaaaaaattaaaacaaaataagtCTCCATTTGGTAATTATGAGCATTAAAGAGAATTActataaaaattacataatttttttaaaaacaaaaattataaaatatataatataaataatttgcaaattttattaaaaatgaatttaattaaaaaattagaaaaaagaaaagatgaAGTGAATGGCTGTTTGTGTATTGGTTTAGATCCTGATGAATATGATATCAGAACatttatgaaaaatgaaaaagaaaatggatACAAAAATGTCAAGAACAACTTAAGTCAGGATGGaatgaaaattattgaaATAGGAAAGGAAATTTTGTTGGAATCCTGTGacaatttaaaagaaaaagatgaattattttacttttttaaccatttttgcttttatataattaatgttACTAAAAAATATGCGCTAGcatataaaatgaattttgCTTTTTATGTTCCTTACGGTTCAATAGGTATagatgttttaaaaaatgtttttgattatttatattatattaatataccGACTATTCTcgatatgaaaataaatgatattgGTAATACAGTTAAGAATTACAGAAAATTCATATTTGAGTATTTAAAAAGTGACGCATGCACAGTTAATATGTATATGGGAACggatatattaaaagatatatgCTTTGATGAAgtaaaaaaacaatattatAGTGTTTTTGTTCTTATTAAAACAACTAACCCAGGTTCTTccatttttcaaaataagcTTTCTTTATGTAATAAGCAGTCATATATGGTTATGGCAGAAGAAGCACATAAAATttcaaaagaattaaaaatggaagaaaataatgaatttattgGTTTTGTTGTTGGATCAAATAGTTTTGAAGAAATGAATATAATCAGAAAACAATTTCCTGATTGTTATATTTTATCACCAGGGATAGGGGCGCAAAATGGtgatttatataaaacattAATGAATGGTTATAATAAAAGTTATGAAAAGATTTTGATAAATATTGGAAGAGCCATAACTAAAAATCCTAACCCTCAGCAAGCTTCTGAAACATACTATAATCAAATTAgtcaaattttaaaagatcTAGAAAAATAAGCATATAATTACTAATTAAATTAAACgtatatatttctatttgAATACTTAcgtaaattattattataaatataaaatatatatatatatatatatatatatatatatatatagattaaaacaatttatttacttttaatgatttatttataaGATATTCcctttgttatatttttttaaatattataaaaaaataaaaagaaaggGATATAATCAAAAGtagacattttttttaattcatattgtaatattttatgtttttatataaatttagctcgttttttaaataaaaattatgatgaCTAGTCTAAATATTCTCTTTagtgaaaaataatatagaaacaaaaaaaaaaaaaatatagaagtgaaaaaaaaagtgtatcATTAATTTATAGTGTAAATCATTTAATTAATccctttattaattatttataaaataaagttatgcacaaataaataatgaggATACACATATATAGGGCATAACATGTTCAAAAAAcgtttcaaaaaaaaagatgtacataatataatatatattattttattatagaaaaaaattaaagtatcatcagaagaaataaataaatccTTTTCTAATTTTCGTATAATTAGTTTATTCCTCAGATGATTTTAAAATCGTAACTATCtttcctatttttttataaagaaaaaaaaagtttgtATTAATAGATTTATGTGGCTTCATTTTTTCCGAAATAAACAGTTTGCCCATATTTGTGTGCTAAATATtttgataatgaaaaatacataattttataaaaacaataGCAACAAGAAATGCTGCACCAAAAAAGAGAATAAATTATTCCACCTAAACAATAATATATGGGGTTTATcatattaaaaacaaaataaaaacagaaaaagaaaaaaaaaaacaataaataataaaaaagttttaaatatgtgtaaataataaataaaaaaattatgaacatttataattattcttaATTTGTTTTAAGGTATAAACATTagttctattttttttttgttttattctTCTGAAATTTGTGTAGCTTCTGTGaagtaaaaatatgaaaaaaaaaaatatatcattaatGGACACAAATTAACAAGAAAAtctaattttgttttataatttaagaaacaaatatataaaaaaattttaataatcttatttcaatttataaaaaaaaaaatttaacaataaaatatatataaaatcagaattattactttcttttattttttgtctAAGTTTATATCTTTCCATAACATTTGTCACATtattatctaattttttttcactttCGCCTAagataagaaaatatatgaagACATTGCATGTATTTAGTGCAAATTTACATacaaacataaaaaaaaaaaaaacatataaataatactaaaattaaaaaaatattaaggaagcatataatataaaaaatagaaagtCTTACAGGAATGTattacttaaaatatataaaaaactgcatgctcaaaaaaaaaaaaaatttaaaaaaaaaaaattttaaatatatatttaaataccaatattataaatttgataaaaattaGTTGAACAAAAAACTACTTCAAGCAAGCCTCCAATGAAAAACATCCCTATGTACAAATATGGGAGACGCTTGtaaacatttattttttttaaacttctTTGACccttaaagaataaaaaagtacaatattatatatatgtacaaaatacaaatatatatatatatatattaataaatattatacaaaatacatatttttttattcttaaaaatgttattttatattacttcCATATTTCAaagaaaagtaaaaatacaATGGAAACttatttatttgaatttattGAAGCTTTTACGCATTTAATACTTTATATAACAAGCATTTATTCTAATggttaaaaatatatattctttaataaataaaaaagaatttatgaTTTGATCTAATGagtttttgtattattttttttcttttttgcagaatattttgaaaaaagaagaaaattcaATGCTTTAATAtggtaaaaataataaaaaaaaaagaaaaaaatataaattcatataaattttttgtaaacGCAATGTAGAAtgttttgtttattaattttatgaaatataattaaataaaaaaattctttttattttttttttttttaaaattaatttcacttaaaaattatacttctaatttttcatttttattccttaaaaatgaaatatgcattattaaaaaaaaaaaaaaaaaaattttaataaattgtatACTACTTAAATTTCAACAGACTGAAAtacacattttttattatttaaatataaatttgttattaaattaaaaaaaaatactcatttttgaatttttttttttaatgataaataGGCATTGTACAAATAAAGAagtagaaaaatatatacaacaggttaaattatta
This genomic interval carries:
- the OMPDC gene encoding orotidine monophosphate decarboxylase, putative, producing the protein MNLIKKLEKRKDEVNGCLCIGLDPDEYDIRTFMKNEKENGYKNVKNNLSQDGMKIIEIGKEILLESCDNLKEKDELFYFFNHFCFYIINVTKKYALAYKMNFAFYVPYGSIGIDVLKNVFDYLYYINIPTILDMKINDIGNTVKNYRKFIFEYLKSDACTVNMYMGTDILKDICFDEVKKQYYSVFVLIKTTNPGSSIFQNKLSLCNKQSYMVMAEEAHKISKELKMEENNEFIGFVVGSNSFEEMNIIRKQFPDCYILSPGIGAQNGDLYKTLMNGYNKSYEKILINIGRAITKNPNPQQASETYYNQISQILKDLEK